The following are from one region of the Terriglobales bacterium genome:
- a CDS encoding carbonic anhydrase, giving the protein MSRHLHACLLIALPLLTAVSAVAQHAVPAPVSADHVWKSLAAGNQRFVAGKAEPRNVIADRKALVKTQHPRVAILSCSDSRVPPEFIFDAGLGDLFVVRSAGEDEDPISIGSLEYAVEHLGSSVIVVLGHQSCGAVTAACSGAKSESANLGAVLKPIASSCSKMDPNRPETLDLAIRDHVQTVAKHVLSESEVLKKAVDEGKLTIIPAYYSLETGEVTKLQ; this is encoded by the coding sequence ATGTCCCGCCACCTGCATGCGTGTTTGTTGATCGCGCTCCCGCTCCTGACGGCTGTTTCCGCCGTCGCTCAGCATGCCGTACCGGCTCCTGTTTCCGCCGACCACGTCTGGAAAAGTCTTGCCGCCGGTAACCAGAGATTCGTTGCCGGAAAAGCTGAACCACGCAACGTCATCGCCGATCGCAAGGCGCTCGTGAAAACCCAGCATCCGCGGGTTGCCATTCTCAGTTGCTCCGACAGCCGCGTTCCCCCTGAGTTCATCTTCGACGCCGGACTCGGAGACCTCTTCGTCGTTCGCTCCGCCGGAGAAGACGAGGATCCCATCTCCATCGGCAGCCTCGAGTACGCCGTCGAGCATCTCGGTTCCTCCGTCATCGTTGTCCTCGGACACCAGAGCTGCGGCGCCGTAACTGCCGCCTGTTCCGGAGCCAAATCCGAATCAGCCAATCTCGGCGCCGTCCTCAAGCCGATCGCTTCCTCCTGCTCGAAGATGGACCCCAATCGGCCCGAAACCCTCGACCTCGCAATTCGCGACCACGTCCAAACCGTGGCGAAACATGTTCTCTCCGAGAGCGAAGTGCTGAAGAAAGCCGTCGACGAAGGCAAACTCACCATTATTCCGGCCTACTACTCTCTCGAAACCGGAGAAGTCACCAAGCTGCAATAA
- a CDS encoding winged helix-turn-helix domain-containing protein: protein MPLNGPSVRFAEFELDLKTAELRNNGQKTRLQDQPFQVLVTLLEHPGDVVTREDLRHRLWPTEIYVDYERSLNTAVKRLRQALRDEADTPRFIETLPRHGYRFIGELKEVASPVEKKTRLRTRWIVAAALALLLSALALLKGRDLWYRAFPPHIRSIAVLPLQNLSHDSQQDYFADGMTEALISELSRLEPLRVISMTSAMRLKDTKKTLPQIAKELDVDGIVEGSVLRDGDQVRIRTRLVQARIDRPIWTESYDRDMRDILTLQAEVAHDIAGQIQIKLSADQKARTAALPKVNPEAHEAYLQALYFTNRSNFQRGIAAYQVAIQKDPNFAPAYAGLAFSVTLNPTAASQPIDARAIARKALSLDESLAEAHCALATVYLVSDWNWDAAEKEYRRALQLDPSSAINRSQYAYFLAARGHLDEGLAEMRQALRLDPLSLLININYGRMLYFNRRYDDAIAQFTQMMTLDTGYHPAYLHRGFVYLKLRRFDEAFADIRRSWVLSGNTLGVQAIDDNYPKKGPSETLKAIARMLESTNTFGSARKASIAMEYAQAGEIDKAFEFLESAARDHARNVLFLKVDPTLDNLRSDPRFADMLRRIGLPD from the coding sequence ATGCCCCTGAACGGACCTTCTGTTCGGTTTGCGGAATTCGAACTTGATCTCAAGACCGCCGAGCTGCGCAACAACGGCCAGAAGACCCGTCTCCAGGACCAGCCATTCCAGGTTCTCGTCACGCTTCTCGAACACCCCGGCGATGTCGTCACCCGAGAAGACCTCCGCCACCGCCTATGGCCCACCGAAATCTACGTCGACTACGAACGCAGCCTCAACACTGCGGTAAAGCGCCTTCGCCAGGCGCTCCGGGATGAAGCTGACACGCCCCGCTTTATCGAGACACTCCCGCGCCACGGCTATCGCTTCATCGGAGAACTTAAGGAAGTCGCCTCTCCCGTCGAAAAGAAAACACGGCTTCGCACCCGCTGGATCGTTGCCGCTGCGCTCGCTCTCCTCCTCTCCGCCCTTGCGCTCCTTAAAGGACGAGACCTCTGGTACCGGGCGTTTCCGCCGCACATCCGTTCCATAGCGGTCCTGCCACTCCAGAATCTCTCGCACGACTCCCAGCAGGACTACTTCGCTGACGGCATGACCGAAGCCCTCATCTCTGAGCTGTCGCGCCTCGAACCGCTTCGAGTCATTTCCATGACCTCGGCAATGCGTCTGAAGGACACGAAGAAAACCCTGCCGCAAATCGCAAAGGAACTTGACGTCGATGGAATTGTGGAAGGCTCGGTCTTGCGCGATGGCGATCAAGTCCGAATACGCACGCGCCTTGTTCAGGCCCGTATTGACCGTCCAATCTGGACCGAAAGCTACGATCGCGACATGCGAGACATTCTGACCTTGCAGGCCGAAGTGGCTCACGACATTGCCGGCCAGATCCAAATCAAGCTCTCTGCCGACCAGAAAGCGCGAACGGCCGCCTTACCTAAGGTAAACCCCGAGGCCCACGAGGCCTATTTGCAGGCACTGTATTTCACGAATCGATCCAATTTCCAGCGCGGCATTGCGGCGTACCAGGTCGCAATTCAGAAGGATCCCAACTTTGCCCCGGCGTACGCAGGCCTCGCGTTTTCTGTAACGCTCAATCCAACAGCGGCATCACAACCGATCGACGCGCGTGCGATTGCGCGCAAAGCCCTGAGCCTCGACGAGTCCCTCGCCGAAGCCCACTGTGCCCTCGCGACCGTTTACCTCGTCTCTGACTGGAACTGGGACGCAGCCGAAAAAGAATATCGCCGCGCCCTTCAGTTGGATCCCAGCTCGGCCATCAATCGCAGCCAGTACGCTTACTTTCTCGCCGCCCGAGGTCACCTCGACGAAGGACTGGCGGAAATGCGGCAGGCCCTTCGCCTCGATCCCTTGTCATTGCTTATTAACATCAACTACGGTCGCATGCTGTATTTCAATCGCCGCTACGACGATGCCATCGCTCAGTTCACTCAAATGATGACGCTCGACACTGGCTACCATCCGGCCTACCTGCACCGCGGTTTTGTTTATCTGAAGCTCCGGCGCTTTGACGAGGCGTTCGCAGATATCCGTAGGTCCTGGGTTCTTTCCGGAAACACTCTTGGCGTTCAGGCAATCGACGACAATTATCCGAAGAAAGGCCCTTCCGAAACCCTCAAGGCGATCGCACGCATGCTCGAATCAACGAACACCTTCGGGAGTGCGCGGAAGGCCAGCATCGCTATGGAATACGCCCAGGCCGGCGAGATCGACAAGGCCTTCGAATTTCTGGAGTCGGCGGCACGCGACCACGCTCGGAATGTCCTCTTTCTGAAAGTGGACCCCACGTTGGATAACCTCCGCTCCGACCCGCGATTCGCAGATATGCTTCGCCGTATCGGCCTCCCCGACTAG
- a CDS encoding NADH-quinone oxidoreductase subunit N → MIPQLFAADYIRLLPELILVVFGTVVMVAEAFVDQNSDRKQLGIVALIGALLSIGASIYQAGHMGYGFFGMIRVDTFSVFFHVVIGIITAVVILASFEYLKVQGIKYGEYYGLILLAAVGQMLMSAAVELVLIFIALEISSIATYILAGFRRRVAISIESSVKYFLLGSFATAFFLYGIALIFGATGSTSVYAIAKVLQGGASPLAYAGVAMMFVGLAFKIASAPFHVWTPDVYEGAPAPVVALMSTGPKAAAFAVLLRVLFATAAPGWFWLVWVSAVLSMSIGNIGALVQNNVKRMLAYSSIAHAGYLLVAFAAAKDVGISAAIFYTAAYAAMNVGAFAVISHFASVGEKYVTIDDYAGLGRRAPGLAAILTIFLLSLIGIPVTGGFLAKFYVFHAAMQSNLTGLVIIGVINSAIAAYYYLRVIVVMYMREPSEETPAIKMPAGLAVALVTCVVATIYLGVLPDRVLNYALQSARDLVTFAEVVAK, encoded by the coding sequence ATGATTCCCCAACTTTTTGCCGCCGACTACATCCGGCTCCTGCCCGAGCTGATCCTCGTCGTCTTCGGCACCGTTGTCATGGTCGCCGAAGCCTTCGTCGATCAGAATAGTGACCGTAAGCAGCTCGGCATCGTCGCGCTTATCGGCGCGCTTCTTTCCATCGGCGCCAGCATCTACCAGGCTGGCCACATGGGCTACGGCTTCTTCGGCATGATCCGCGTGGACACCTTCTCCGTCTTCTTCCACGTCGTGATCGGCATTATTACCGCGGTCGTCATACTTGCCTCGTTCGAGTACCTCAAGGTCCAGGGCATCAAGTACGGCGAATACTACGGACTCATCCTGCTCGCCGCCGTCGGACAGATGCTTATGTCCGCCGCCGTTGAACTCGTCCTCATTTTCATCGCGCTCGAGATCTCGTCGATCGCCACTTACATCCTTGCCGGATTCCGTCGCCGTGTCGCCATCTCCATCGAGTCGTCGGTGAAGTACTTCCTGCTCGGATCGTTCGCCACCGCCTTCTTTCTCTACGGAATCGCACTCATCTTCGGTGCCACCGGGTCCACCAGCGTCTACGCCATCGCCAAGGTGCTTCAGGGCGGCGCTTCCCCGCTCGCCTATGCCGGCGTCGCCATGATGTTCGTCGGACTCGCCTTCAAGATCGCTTCCGCGCCCTTCCACGTCTGGACGCCTGACGTCTACGAAGGCGCGCCCGCACCGGTCGTCGCGCTCATGTCCACCGGGCCGAAGGCCGCTGCTTTCGCCGTGTTGCTTCGCGTCCTGTTCGCGACTGCCGCTCCGGGCTGGTTCTGGCTGGTCTGGGTTTCGGCTGTGCTCTCCATGTCCATCGGCAACATCGGCGCGCTCGTGCAGAACAACGTCAAGCGCATGTTGGCCTACTCCTCCATCGCGCACGCCGGATACCTGCTCGTCGCCTTCGCCGCTGCGAAAGACGTCGGCATCTCCGCCGCCATCTTCTACACCGCCGCCTATGCCGCGATGAACGTCGGCGCCTTCGCCGTCATCAGTCACTTCGCTAGCGTCGGAGAGAAATACGTCACCATCGACGACTATGCCGGACTCGGCCGTCGTGCCCCCGGCCTCGCCGCCATCCTCACCATCTTCCTGCTTTCGCTGATTGGCATCCCGGTCACCGGAGGCTTTCTCGCCAAGTTCTACGTCTTCCATGCAGCGATGCAGTCGAACCTCACCGGGCTCGTCATCATCGGTGTCATCAACAGCGCCATCGCCGCCTACTACTACCTGCGCGTGATCGTCGTCATGTACATGCGGGAACCGAGCGAAGAAACTCCGGCCATCAAGATGCCCGCCGGACTCGCTGTCGCTCTCGTTACCTGCGTCGTCGCGACCATCTATCTCGGCGTGCTTCCGGACCGCGTCCTCAATTACGCGCTCCAGTCCGCCCGCGACCTCGTCACCTTCGCAGAAGTAGTCGCAAAATGA